The Haloplanus sp. CK5-1 genome contains a region encoding:
- a CDS encoding DUF7538 family protein encodes MSDDARSELEALTEREGWRVEGFAARVHYRGEGDRYAVEYYAPSDCVLYWKVKGDGETAVPVGRGTVPDPLRERVRIDLDAAGIDPTIEGRSL; translated from the coding sequence ATGAGCGACGACGCACGGAGCGAACTCGAGGCACTGACCGAGCGCGAGGGGTGGCGAGTCGAGGGGTTCGCCGCCCGGGTCCACTACCGTGGCGAGGGCGACCGGTACGCGGTCGAGTACTACGCTCCGAGCGACTGCGTCCTCTACTGGAAGGTGAAAGGCGACGGCGAGACGGCGGTTCCAGTGGGCCGGGGGACGGTGCCCGACCCCCTCCGAGAGCGGGTGCGGATCGACCTCGACGCGGCGGGAATCGACCCGACGATCGAGGGGCGGTCGCTATAG
- a CDS encoding adenosylhomocysteinase: protein MTRTIDERLDDPAAARAEGRRKMDWAEAHMPILAELREDFAADEPLAGERIAMAMHVEAKTAVLVELLAVGGADVAITGCNPLSTQDDVSAALHAVDGVTSYAAHGVDTDEYYDAIEAVVGVDPTITVDDGADMVTHIHDEHPDLIPQLKGGCEETTTGVHRLRSMADDGALEYPMFAVNDTPMKTLFDNVHGTGESALTNIAMTTNLAIAGKTVVVAGYGYCGRGVAKKAAGMNADVIVTEVDPRRALEAHMEGHDVMPMVDAASEGDVFVTTTGNRDVITREDFERMDDGVLLANAGHFDVEINLDQLEGMAVSRREVRDGVEEYELPDGRRVNVLAEGRLVNLAGPLSMGHPVEVMDQSFGVQAVCVRELAANPDAYDAGVHDVPDRLDREVAEVKLDAEGIAIDGLSDEQREYMDSWDHGT, encoded by the coding sequence ATGACACGCACGATAGACGAGCGTCTCGACGACCCCGCGGCCGCACGCGCCGAGGGACGTCGGAAGATGGACTGGGCGGAGGCCCACATGCCCATCCTCGCCGAACTCCGGGAGGACTTCGCGGCCGACGAACCGCTGGCCGGCGAGCGGATCGCGATGGCGATGCACGTCGAGGCCAAAACCGCCGTCCTGGTCGAACTCCTCGCTGTCGGCGGCGCGGACGTCGCTATCACCGGCTGTAACCCCCTCTCGACGCAGGACGACGTGAGCGCGGCGCTCCACGCCGTCGACGGCGTCACCTCCTACGCCGCCCACGGCGTCGACACCGACGAGTACTACGACGCCATCGAGGCAGTCGTCGGCGTCGACCCCACCATCACCGTCGACGACGGGGCGGACATGGTGACCCACATCCACGACGAACACCCCGACCTGATCCCCCAACTCAAGGGTGGCTGTGAGGAGACGACGACGGGCGTCCACCGCCTGCGGTCGATGGCCGACGACGGCGCGCTGGAGTACCCGATGTTCGCCGTCAACGACACGCCGATGAAGACGCTGTTCGACAACGTCCACGGCACCGGCGAGTCCGCACTCACCAACATCGCGATGACGACCAACCTCGCCATCGCGGGCAAGACGGTCGTCGTCGCGGGCTACGGCTACTGTGGCCGCGGCGTCGCGAAGAAGGCCGCGGGCATGAACGCCGACGTGATCGTCACGGAGGTCGACCCCAGGCGGGCGCTCGAGGCCCACATGGAGGGTCACGACGTGATGCCCATGGTCGACGCCGCGAGCGAGGGCGACGTGTTCGTGACGACGACGGGCAACCGAGACGTGATCACCCGCGAGGACTTCGAGCGGATGGACGACGGCGTCCTCTTGGCGAACGCCGGCCACTTCGACGTGGAGATCAACCTCGACCAACTCGAGGGGATGGCCGTCTCCCGCCGCGAGGTCCGGGACGGCGTCGAGGAGTACGAACTCCCGGACGGTCGCCGCGTGAACGTGCTCGCGGAGGGGCGACTGGTCAACCTCGCTGGCCCGCTGTCGATGGGCCACCCCGTCGAGGTGATGGACCAGAGCTTCGGCGTTCAGGCGGTCTGTGTCCGCGAACTCGCCGCCAACCCCGACGCCTACGACGCCGGCGTCCACGACGTGCCGGACCGACTGGACCGCGAGGTGGCGGAGGTAAAACTCGACGCCGAGGGCATCGCCATCGACGGCCTGAGCGACGAGCAACGCGAGTACATGGACTCGTGGGACCACGGGACCTGA
- a CDS encoding ATP-binding protein, with amino-acid sequence MFPASTRRLRGGGLVVAAVGFLLTRYTVLESLRPDASLVVFVLSDMPVLVAGLGLTAFGVGLAMSSRDPEETLVVATWCLLGTAAMGAVVGLTYATVWPVALSTAESRLITNALVGGAVGGTFTGIRSAGTRRHRRDLSRQTNRLTVLNRLLRHEVLNKANVIEGYASIGAEADDEGTSTDRWDTIRRHADAIDDTIDVVGLLTESRESHPVELRPHVETAVDAVRTEHPSAVIDVDDLPDGTVRGTDHLHLLFEHLIENAVVHNDRSTPEVRVTAETDGPTDSVRVRIFDDGPGLPAKQQRVVVDRMTPEHDDPSSGFGLTLVRLVLDDIEADIDVETPVADGRGTELTLEFRDPAASDGRLGVAPAHLKRGAAAGLIAGVAMGLPTQFVTGRMDVIGALYGVDNVPVGWITHQYHSVFFALLFVVATVTWLRDDDWWTTTLLGGGYGVFLWFVAAGVVMPLWLRAVGVPAPVPNLNVPSLATHVLWGVVLGGVYGWLRRRWRRRVRDGGVAA; translated from the coding sequence GTGTTCCCTGCATCGACGCGTCGACTCCGTGGTGGTGGCTTGGTCGTCGCGGCCGTCGGATTCCTGTTGACCAGATACACCGTTCTCGAATCGCTCCGTCCGGACGCGTCGCTGGTCGTGTTCGTCCTGAGCGATATGCCGGTTCTCGTCGCCGGACTCGGCCTCACCGCGTTCGGCGTCGGTCTCGCGATGAGTTCCCGCGACCCGGAGGAAACGCTCGTCGTCGCGACGTGGTGTCTGCTCGGCACCGCCGCGATGGGTGCGGTGGTCGGCCTGACGTACGCGACGGTGTGGCCGGTCGCGCTCTCGACGGCCGAATCGCGGCTGATCACAAACGCCCTCGTCGGCGGTGCGGTCGGTGGGACGTTCACCGGTATCCGGTCGGCCGGCACCCGACGGCATCGCCGGGACCTCTCCAGACAGACCAACCGCCTTACCGTTCTCAACCGCCTGCTTCGCCACGAGGTGTTGAACAAGGCGAACGTCATCGAGGGGTACGCGTCCATCGGGGCCGAGGCCGACGACGAGGGGACGTCGACCGACCGGTGGGACACCATCCGCCGACACGCCGACGCCATCGACGACACCATCGACGTGGTCGGCCTGCTGACCGAGTCGAGGGAGTCACACCCGGTCGAGCTCCGCCCGCACGTCGAGACCGCCGTCGACGCCGTCCGGACCGAGCACCCCTCTGCGGTCATCGACGTCGACGACCTCCCGGACGGGACGGTTCGGGGGACCGACCACCTCCATCTTTTGTTCGAACACCTGATCGAGAACGCCGTCGTCCACAACGACCGGTCGACCCCGGAGGTTCGGGTGACCGCAGAGACGGACGGCCCGACCGACAGCGTCCGCGTTCGCATCTTCGACGACGGTCCGGGCCTCCCCGCCAAACAGCAACGCGTCGTCGTCGACCGGATGACCCCCGAACACGACGACCCCAGTTCGGGGTTCGGTCTCACGCTCGTCCGACTCGTGCTCGACGACATCGAGGCGGATATCGACGTCGAGACGCCAGTCGCCGACGGCCGCGGGACCGAACTGACCCTCGAGTTCCGCGATCCGGCGGCCTCCGACGGCCGGCTCGGCGTCGCACCGGCCCACCTCAAACGCGGCGCCGCCGCCGGTCTGATCGCGGGTGTCGCCATGGGGCTCCCGACGCAGTTCGTCACCGGGAGGATGGACGTCATCGGGGCGCTGTACGGCGTCGACAACGTCCCAGTCGGCTGGATCACCCACCAGTATCACAGCGTCTTCTTCGCGCTGTTGTTCGTCGTCGCGACCGTGACGTGGCTGCGTGACGACGACTGGTGGACGACGACGCTTCTCGGGGGTGGGTACGGCGTCTTCCTCTGGTTCGTCGCCGCCGGCGTCGTGATGCCCCTGTGGCTCCGGGCGGTCGGCGTTCCGGCACCGGTCCCGAACCTGAACGTTCCCTCCCTCGCCACACATGTCCTCTGGGGAGTCGTCCTCGGCGGCGTCTACGGGTGGCTCCGCCGGCGGTGGCGACGGCGGGTGCGCGACGGCGGCGTGGCCGCGTGA
- the hisG gene encoding ATP phosphoribosyltransferase yields MRIAVPNKGRLHDPSIDLLERAGLHLEGGADRKLYADTVDPDVTVLFARAADIPEYVADGAAAVGITGLDQVHESGHDLVELLDLEFGRCRLVVAAPEDGAIASVDDLDGGTVATEFPRITRDFFADRGVDADVVEVTGATELTPHVDMADAIVDITSTGTTLRVNRLTEIAEVLSSSVRLFAHPDAVDGEKVQQLVTAFESVLAAEDRRYVMLNVPEDRLDDVRDVLPGMGGPTVMDVAGTDDVAVHAVVEERSVFGVINDLKAMGASDVLVTEIERLVE; encoded by the coding sequence ATGCGCATCGCCGTCCCCAACAAGGGCCGCCTGCACGATCCGTCGATCGACCTGCTCGAACGCGCCGGCCTCCACCTCGAAGGCGGCGCGGACCGGAAACTCTACGCCGACACGGTCGACCCGGACGTGACCGTGCTCTTCGCCCGTGCCGCCGACATCCCGGAGTACGTCGCCGACGGTGCGGCCGCGGTCGGCATCACCGGACTGGATCAGGTCCACGAGTCGGGCCACGACCTGGTCGAACTGCTGGATCTGGAGTTCGGCCGGTGTCGCCTCGTCGTCGCCGCGCCCGAGGACGGCGCTATCGCGTCGGTCGACGACCTCGATGGCGGCACCGTCGCCACCGAGTTCCCGCGGATCACCCGCGACTTCTTCGCCGATCGGGGCGTCGACGCCGACGTGGTCGAGGTGACGGGGGCGACCGAACTCACGCCACACGTCGACATGGCCGACGCCATCGTCGACATCACGTCGACGGGGACGACGCTGCGGGTGAACCGCCTGACCGAAATCGCGGAGGTGTTGTCGAGTTCCGTCCGCCTGTTCGCCCACCCCGACGCCGTCGACGGCGAGAAGGTCCAGCAACTGGTGACGGCCTTCGAGTCGGTTCTCGCGGCCGAGGACAGGCGATACGTGATGTTGAACGTCCCCGAGGACCGCCTCGACGACGTGCGCGACGTGTTGCCGGGGATGGGCGGTCCGACCGTGATGGACGTGGCGGGCACCGACGACGTTGCCGTCCACGCCGTCGTCGAGGAGCGGTCGGTCTTCGGCGTCATCAACGACCTCAAGGCGATGGGGGCGAGCGACGTTCTGGTCACCGAAATCGAGCGGCTGGTGGAGTGA
- a CDS encoding amidohydrolase, with protein sequence MATLSIRDGRVLRPDMTVVDADVLVDRDAGEIVEIGPDLGGDDDLDAEGSLVMPGLVNAHTHVAMTLLRGHADDKPLDRWLREDIWPVEAALEPADIEAGAALGVLEMIRSGTTAFADMYFEIDRTAEVVERAGIRAVLGHGAISAGKDDEAARADIEESVAMARELDGSADGRVSTAVMPHSLTTVTPDLLELAAERASDAGVPVHYHANETVDEVDPVVEEWGKRPLEWARELGLCDEADFLAHGVHLDEAEIDLLAETGTGVVHCPASNMKLASGMAPIQRLLDAGVTVGLGTDGAASNNDLDPFDEMRDAAMLGKLAAGDASAVAAPDAVRMATAGGADVLGIDAGRIEPGAAADLAVVDLDAPHLTPDHDPVSHLAYAARGSDVRHTVCDGDVLMRDREVLTLDEDRVLARAEERADGLLARADV encoded by the coding sequence ATGGCGACGCTCTCGATCCGCGACGGTCGCGTCCTGCGCCCGGACATGACCGTCGTCGACGCGGACGTACTGGTGGACCGCGACGCGGGCGAAATCGTCGAGATCGGTCCGGACCTCGGCGGCGACGACGACCTCGACGCCGAGGGGAGCCTGGTGATGCCGGGGCTGGTGAACGCCCACACCCACGTCGCGATGACGCTCCTGCGGGGCCACGCCGACGACAAACCCCTCGATCGGTGGCTCCGGGAGGACATCTGGCCCGTCGAGGCGGCGCTCGAACCGGCGGACATCGAGGCCGGCGCTGCGCTCGGCGTCCTCGAGATGATCAGGTCGGGGACGACCGCCTTCGCGGACATGTACTTCGAGATCGACCGCACCGCCGAGGTGGTCGAACGGGCGGGGATCCGTGCCGTCCTCGGCCACGGCGCCATCTCGGCGGGCAAGGACGACGAGGCGGCCCGCGCGGACATCGAGGAGAGCGTCGCGATGGCCCGCGAACTCGACGGGAGCGCGGACGGTCGGGTCTCGACGGCGGTGATGCCCCACAGCCTCACCACCGTCACGCCCGACCTGCTGGAGCTGGCGGCGGAGCGGGCGAGCGACGCCGGCGTCCCCGTCCACTACCACGCCAACGAGACGGTCGACGAGGTCGACCCGGTCGTCGAGGAGTGGGGGAAGCGCCCGCTGGAGTGGGCACGCGAGTTGGGTCTCTGTGACGAGGCGGATTTCCTCGCTCACGGCGTCCACCTCGACGAGGCGGAGATCGACCTCCTCGCCGAGACGGGCACGGGCGTCGTCCACTGTCCGGCCTCGAACATGAAACTCGCGTCGGGGATGGCCCCGATCCAGCGCCTGCTCGACGCCGGCGTTACGGTCGGCTTGGGCACCGACGGCGCGGCCTCGAACAACGACCTCGACCCCTTCGACGAGATGCGGGACGCGGCCATGCTCGGGAAACTCGCCGCGGGCGACGCGAGTGCGGTCGCAGCCCCCGACGCGGTCCGGATGGCGACCGCCGGCGGTGCCGACGTGTTGGGGATCGACGCCGGACGGATCGAACCCGGCGCGGCCGCGGACCTCGCGGTCGTCGACTTGGACGCACCACACCTGACCCCCGATCACGACCCCGTGAGCCACCTCGCCTACGCCGCCCGCGGATCCGACGTGCGACACACCGTCTGTGACGGCGACGTGCTCATGCGGGACCGCGAGGTGCTGACGCTGGACGAGGATCGAGTGTTGGCGCGGGCCGAGGAGCGTGCCGACGGGTTGCTGGCGCGGGCGGACGTCTGA
- a CDS encoding DUF192 domain-containing protein: MHRRTVAALALALVAVLGGCAGFGTVPDGSATETPTPGGDGTPAADDATPTPTPTPTTPVSTPGSDYETTTVDLVDEDGTRLAAVDVWIADSWPKRYTGLSDTTALEDGQGMLFVHDQEGTHGYVMREMAFPLDMVFVAGNGTITTIHHAPVESDGDLTQYSGRAKYVLEVPMGYTNETGVEVGDRVVIEDA; this comes from the coding sequence ATGCACCGCCGAACCGTCGCCGCACTCGCCCTCGCCCTCGTCGCCGTCCTCGGTGGCTGTGCCGGGTTCGGGACGGTGCCGGACGGGAGCGCCACCGAAACGCCCACGCCCGGCGGAGACGGGACGCCCGCGGCCGACGACGCGACGCCGACGCCGACGCCGACGCCGACCACCCCGGTCTCGACCCCCGGCAGCGACTACGAGACGACGACCGTCGACCTCGTCGACGAGGACGGGACACGGCTGGCGGCGGTCGACGTCTGGATCGCGGACTCGTGGCCGAAACGATACACGGGACTGAGCGACACGACCGCGCTCGAAGACGGACAGGGGATGCTGTTCGTCCACGACCAGGAGGGGACCCACGGCTACGTGATGCGGGAGATGGCCTTCCCGCTGGATATGGTGTTCGTCGCCGGGAACGGCACGATCACGACGATTCACCACGCGCCGGTGGAGTCGGACGGCGACCTCACGCAGTACTCGGGGCGCGCGAAGTACGTCCTCGAAGTGCCGATGGGGTACACGAACGAGACGGGCGTCGAGGTGGGCGACCGGGTCGTGATCGAGGACGCGTGA
- the hjc gene encoding Holliday junction resolvase Hjc codes for MAANRKGDRRERELVNELDAAGFAVMRAPASGSATDRDLPDVLAGNGDTFYAIEAKSSAGDPIYLTGEEVESLIYFARNFGANARIAVRFDREDWYFFHPGDCYTTDGGNYRVKKETALAEGTDFDELVGHSTQASLDEH; via the coding sequence ATGGCCGCGAACCGCAAGGGGGACCGCCGGGAGCGCGAACTCGTCAACGAACTCGACGCCGCGGGCTTCGCCGTCATGCGCGCGCCGGCGAGCGGTAGTGCGACCGACCGCGACCTCCCCGACGTCCTCGCCGGGAACGGCGACACCTTCTACGCCATCGAGGCGAAATCCAGCGCCGGCGATCCGATCTACCTCACCGGCGAGGAGGTCGAGTCGCTGATCTACTTCGCCCGCAACTTCGGCGCGAACGCCCGGATCGCCGTCCGCTTCGACCGCGAGGACTGGTACTTCTTCCACCCCGGCGACTGTTACACGACCGACGGGGGCAACTACCGGGTGAAAAAGGAGACGGCGCTGGCGGAGGGGACGGACTTCGACGAACTCGTCGGCCACTCGACACAGGCGAGCCTCGACGAGCACTAG
- a CDS encoding CPBP family intramembrane glutamic endopeptidase: MTNAAEGLVGCVGERGAVAGAVGLSSILFGVAHANNPNATLLSTVSIVLAGGMLAAGYVLTGELAVPIGPHTTWNLFQGGVYGFPVSGLGVDVSLIAVEVTGPRWVTGGAFGPEAGLLGVCAMVLGTAAIVAWVRWQTGRLEVSLAVTTPDLRGRESGEDDVDPDRWEPTP; encoded by the coding sequence CTGACGAACGCCGCCGAGGGACTCGTCGGCTGTGTCGGCGAGCGCGGGGCCGTCGCCGGTGCGGTCGGCCTCTCCTCGATTCTGTTCGGCGTCGCACACGCCAACAACCCGAACGCCACGCTCCTCTCGACGGTTTCAATCGTCCTCGCCGGCGGGATGCTGGCCGCGGGCTACGTGCTGACGGGGGAACTCGCGGTCCCCATCGGCCCCCACACGACGTGGAACCTGTTCCAAGGCGGGGTGTACGGCTTCCCCGTCTCGGGGCTCGGGGTCGACGTGAGCCTGATCGCCGTCGAGGTGACGGGCCCGCGGTGGGTCACTGGGGGCGCGTTCGGCCCCGAAGCCGGACTGCTCGGGGTGTGTGCGATGGTACTCGGCACCGCCGCCATCGTCGCCTGGGTGCGGTGGCAAACCGGACGGCTGGAGGTCTCGCTCGCGGTGACGACCCCCGACCTGCGGGGCCGCGAGAGCGGGGAGGACGACGTGGATCCCGACCGGTGGGAGCCGACGCCCTGA